Proteins from one Natrinema salinisoli genomic window:
- a CDS encoding TRAM domain-containing protein, producing MADCPLADDCPEFSERISGMGCQHYGDRGGKEWCNHYGQPIEDLKTQPVKSGEELVIDVVDMHESGAGVGRTEDGFIVMVDGVLPDARARVEITRVHSNHARAEELEVLPMDPDDEAEDADGDVDGDDAEETPNAPDDDGGPERERLGSRDNFWGS from the coding sequence ATGGCAGACTGTCCACTCGCCGACGACTGCCCCGAATTCTCCGAACGGATTTCGGGAATGGGATGTCAACACTACGGTGACCGGGGTGGCAAGGAGTGGTGTAACCACTACGGCCAGCCGATCGAGGATCTCAAGACGCAGCCGGTCAAATCCGGCGAGGAACTCGTCATCGACGTCGTCGACATGCACGAAAGCGGCGCCGGCGTCGGCCGAACCGAAGACGGATTCATCGTGATGGTCGACGGCGTCCTGCCGGACGCCCGTGCCCGAGTCGAGATAACGCGGGTTCACAGCAATCACGCACGCGCGGAGGAACTCGAAGTGTTGCCGATGGATCCGGACGACGAAGCGGAGGATGCCGACGGCGATGTGGACGGGGACGACGCCGAGGAGACGCCCAATGCGCCCGACGATGACGGCGGCCCCGAGCGCGAGCGACTCGGCAGCCGCGACAACTTCTGGGGCTCGTAA
- a CDS encoding electron transfer flavoprotein subunit beta/FixA family protein, protein MKILVTVKEVATVEDEFEIEGTEIADQYLGADLNEWDDYAIEEAVQLQEDGIADEVVTVTIGPEDCEQTIRQALAKGADRAVRVWDDALEDVDLLDVNAKTEILSAVVEEEDPDLVLSGVQAGDDSFAATGVSVAENLGFQWGAVVNHLEHDLDDGIASVRRELEGGVEELTDIELPAVLTIQTGINEPRYASLRGIRQAQRKELDVKAFADIGVDESTIETELELTDMYEPESETDATFWEGSAEETASELGELLRDKGVAQ, encoded by the coding sequence ATGAAAATTCTCGTTACGGTCAAAGAGGTGGCGACCGTCGAAGACGAGTTCGAAATCGAGGGAACGGAGATTGCAGACCAGTACCTCGGGGCCGATCTCAACGAGTGGGACGACTACGCGATCGAAGAAGCTGTCCAGCTACAGGAGGACGGCATCGCCGACGAGGTCGTGACGGTTACCATCGGTCCGGAAGACTGTGAACAGACCATCCGGCAGGCGCTCGCGAAGGGTGCCGACCGCGCCGTCCGCGTCTGGGACGACGCGCTCGAGGACGTCGACCTCCTCGACGTCAACGCCAAGACGGAGATCCTGAGCGCCGTCGTCGAGGAAGAGGACCCCGATCTCGTCCTCTCGGGCGTCCAGGCCGGCGACGACAGCTTCGCCGCGACCGGCGTCTCGGTGGCCGAGAACCTCGGCTTCCAGTGGGGTGCCGTCGTCAACCACCTCGAGCACGATCTCGACGACGGGATCGCGTCCGTGCGACGCGAGCTCGAGGGTGGCGTCGAGGAGCTGACGGACATCGAGCTCCCGGCCGTCCTGACGATCCAGACGGGTATCAACGAGCCCCGCTACGCCAGCCTGCGCGGCATCCGGCAGGCCCAGCGGAAAGAGCTCGACGTCAAAGCGTTCGCCGACATCGGCGTCGACGAGAGCACGATCGAAACCGAACTCGAGCTGACGGACATGTACGAGCCCGAAAGCGAAACCGACGCGACGTTCTGGGAGGGCAGCGCCGAGGAGACGGCCTCGGAGCTGGGTGAACTGCTCCGCGACAAGGGGGTGGCACAATGA
- a CDS encoding electron transfer flavoprotein subunit alpha/FixB family protein has translation MTDVLAVADHRRGELRDVSYEIITAGRQLADETGGDLHLAVISGTVDDFAEKLNRDGVDAIHTVSHGEEFNHDVYTQAITQLYDELAPQYVLTPNSVNGLDYAPAIANQLDLPVVTDTIDLDNDGETLVATREMYGGKVETTNQLEGDAVITIRGAEWPAAEGTGDAAIEAFDADIDEDAIGSTVNGFEEVGGGDVDISEAELLVSIGRGIEEEENLDLIRDLADALGATLSSSRPIVDNGWLPKNRQVGQSGKVVTPDVYIAIGISGAVQHVAGMKGSDTIVAINTDPNAPIMDIADYAIVDDLFDVVPELIEEFEG, from the coding sequence ATGACGGACGTCCTCGCGGTCGCGGACCACCGACGCGGCGAACTGCGCGACGTCAGCTACGAGATCATCACCGCCGGTCGCCAGCTCGCCGACGAAACCGGCGGCGACCTCCACCTCGCAGTCATCAGCGGCACCGTCGACGACTTCGCAGAGAAGCTCAACCGCGACGGCGTCGACGCGATTCACACCGTCTCCCACGGCGAGGAGTTCAACCACGACGTCTACACGCAGGCGATCACGCAGCTCTACGACGAACTCGCCCCGCAGTACGTGCTGACGCCCAACAGCGTCAACGGGCTCGACTACGCGCCCGCGATCGCCAATCAGCTCGACCTGCCGGTCGTCACTGACACGATCGATCTCGACAACGACGGCGAGACGCTCGTCGCGACCCGCGAGATGTACGGTGGCAAGGTCGAGACGACCAACCAACTCGAGGGCGACGCGGTCATTACGATCCGCGGTGCCGAGTGGCCCGCCGCCGAAGGGACCGGCGACGCCGCGATCGAGGCCTTCGATGCGGACATCGACGAGGACGCGATCGGCTCGACCGTCAACGGCTTCGAGGAAGTCGGCGGCGGCGACGTCGACATCAGCGAGGCCGAACTCCTCGTCTCCATCGGCCGTGGGATCGAGGAAGAGGAGAACCTCGACCTGATCCGCGACCTGGCGGACGCGCTCGGCGCGACGCTGTCGTCCTCGCGACCGATCGTCGACAACGGCTGGCTGCCCAAGAACCGACAGGTCGGCCAGTCCGGGAAGGTCGTCACCCCCGACGTTTACATCGCGATCGGCATCTCCGGCGCAGTCCAGCACGTCGCCGGAATGAAGGGCTCCGATACGATCGTCGCGATCAATACTGACCCCAACGCGCCAATCATGGACATCGCGGACTACGCGATCGTCGACGACCTCTTCGACGTCGTGCCGGAACTGATCGAAGAGTTCGAAGGGTAA
- a CDS encoding polyprenyl synthetase family protein, whose protein sequence is MELLERRRALIEERLVEVVDGVEPETLSEEVRHVALSGGKRVRPMITLLACETVGGRAEDAVEFGVGIELVHAASLVVDDIIDRSELRRGTTSAWAEFGHGPAIITSDGLLGEAFALFSADPNATRVVAEAMVELGIGEATELSAEPTNEEEYMTLARRKTGALFRAAAELGAIAADSDPVTVEALGEYAERVGVAFQIRDDVLDAVADPEELGKPTGNDAALERPSVVQVTDLTPEEANASARREADRAIDALDRVDVADPEARDYLLELAEFVVERER, encoded by the coding sequence ATGGAACTGCTGGAGCGTCGACGAGCGCTGATCGAGGAGCGTCTCGTCGAGGTCGTCGATGGGGTCGAACCCGAGACGCTCAGCGAGGAAGTTCGTCACGTCGCGCTCTCGGGCGGGAAGCGCGTCCGACCGATGATAACACTGTTGGCCTGCGAGACAGTCGGCGGACGGGCCGAGGATGCGGTCGAGTTCGGCGTCGGTATCGAACTCGTTCACGCGGCCTCGCTGGTCGTCGACGACATCATCGACCGCTCGGAGCTGCGACGCGGGACGACCAGCGCGTGGGCCGAGTTCGGTCACGGCCCGGCGATCATCACCAGCGACGGGTTGCTCGGCGAAGCCTTCGCTCTCTTTTCGGCCGATCCGAACGCGACCCGCGTCGTCGCCGAGGCGATGGTCGAACTCGGCATCGGCGAAGCGACCGAGCTGTCGGCCGAGCCGACGAACGAGGAGGAGTACATGACCCTCGCTCGGCGAAAGACCGGAGCGCTGTTCCGTGCCGCGGCCGAACTCGGCGCGATCGCCGCCGACTCGGACCCCGTCACCGTCGAGGCGCTGGGCGAGTACGCCGAGCGGGTCGGCGTCGCCTTCCAGATCAGGGACGACGTGTTAGACGCCGTCGCCGACCCCGAGGAACTCGGCAAACCGACCGGCAACGACGCCGCCCTCGAGCGGCCGTCGGTCGTGCAGGTGACCGATCTCACGCCCGAGGAGGCCAACGCCTCCGCCCGGCGGGAAGCCGACCGCGCGATCGACGCCCTGGACCGGGTCGACGTCGCGGATCCGGAGGCGCGAGACTACCTGCTCGAACTGGCGGAGTTCGTCGTCGAGCGCGAGCGGTAG
- a CDS encoding DUF373 family protein: MLLVLCVDLDDDLGRKTGFSTPVIGRDPVEEAAVALATADPEDSDVNVIFQGLNIYDDLDERDESVEVAVVTGNDEGDVSANREVGDEVDTVLASLSTAEDVTTLVVTDGAQDESVIPIIRSRVPIDGVRRVVVRQAQNLESMYYTIKQVLDDPETRGTVLIPLGILLLIYPLALIGSVLNMPGFVLGTTSALLGFYLISRGLGLGDRLDETVERARRSLYAGRTTLLAYVVAAALFVLGGVSGVETLETVQRTTAGELDVPVMLAALVYGSIHWFAAAGLTTSLGQITDEYIAGSLEWRYLNAPFYVLSIAVVLHAVSAFFLGDVEIAYLAAALTAGTLLGIVSTLTFAVAESRFSDTDREEGSRQAGRV, translated from the coding sequence ATGCTGCTGGTCCTCTGTGTCGACCTCGACGACGACCTCGGTCGAAAGACCGGCTTTTCGACGCCGGTCATCGGTCGCGATCCCGTCGAGGAGGCGGCCGTCGCGCTCGCGACCGCGGACCCGGAGGACTCCGACGTCAACGTCATCTTTCAGGGACTGAACATCTACGACGATCTCGACGAACGAGACGAGAGCGTCGAGGTCGCCGTCGTGACCGGCAACGACGAGGGCGACGTCAGCGCCAACCGGGAGGTCGGCGACGAAGTCGATACCGTCCTCGCGAGCCTCTCGACGGCCGAGGACGTCACGACGCTCGTCGTCACCGACGGCGCACAGGACGAGTCCGTCATTCCGATCATCCGCTCGCGCGTCCCCATCGACGGCGTTCGGCGGGTCGTGGTCCGACAGGCACAGAACCTCGAGTCGATGTACTACACGATCAAGCAGGTGCTGGACGACCCCGAGACGCGAGGGACGGTCCTCATTCCGCTCGGTATCCTCCTGCTGATCTATCCGCTCGCGCTGATCGGGTCGGTGCTGAACATGCCCGGGTTCGTCCTGGGGACGACGTCGGCACTGCTCGGCTTCTATCTCATTTCGCGCGGACTGGGGCTCGGCGATCGACTGGACGAGACCGTCGAACGGGCCCGCCGATCGCTGTACGCCGGCCGAACGACGCTACTGGCGTACGTCGTCGCCGCGGCCCTGTTCGTTCTCGGCGGCGTCAGCGGCGTCGAGACGCTCGAGACGGTCCAGCGAACGACGGCCGGCGAGCTCGACGTTCCCGTGATGCTCGCCGCGCTCGTCTACGGTTCGATCCACTGGTTCGCCGCCGCGGGCCTCACTACCAGCCTCGGGCAGATCACCGACGAGTACATCGCCGGCTCGCTCGAGTGGCGATACCTCAACGCGCCGTTTTACGTGCTCTCGATCGCGGTGGTCCTCCACGCGGTGAGCGCGTTCTTCCTCGGCGACGTCGAGATCGCCTATCTCGCGGCGGCGCTGACGGCGGGGACGCTGCTCGGGATCGTGAGCACGCTCACCTTCGCCGTCGCGGAGTCGCGCTTTTCGGATACGGACCGGGAGGAGGGATCGCGACAGGCCGGCCGTGTCTGA
- a CDS encoding PAS domain S-box protein: MGSGIHVLCVDDDPSVCELAATVLERTDEGLDVTTAGSGREGLAVLDDSDIDCIVSDYDMPEMDGLEFLDIVRDRDPAIPFLLVTGTDPSDIAREAIEAGVTDYLQKRRGTVQYEILAHRIRQAVEKRRAERARAAADRRLEQYRTLVENAADPMYLLDETGSITMVNDALVDRLGHDRDRLVGSNIERFVTDETFERATDALRAALESDATTGSSFESTFETGDGSRKICETSVTPLLTEDGELDGSVGVVREITRRKERERELSQYETILETAPFGLFVLDADATIVWMNEEYASGFEEERDELLGLEFPTLVERGYYHEAAIDRYIDDVRALLSSNNDRELATYNIQFRSAEGDERIYDVHTKLLPLEDGEFAGTVHALRDITQQQHYRDELERQNERLEEFASLVSHDLRNPLNVAQGHLDMLDEQVDSQHVDELRWSLSRMTELVDGLLRLARQGKTIGDREWFPLASAAREAWSTVDTGDARLEVDSDVRIYADEARVRELLENLCRNAVEHGSTDPESRTDSDPVGRDLVNGDGSGTSELTVTIGTVDREQGSTDDPTGSSGFYVADSGPGLPDDRESLFEFGYTTAAEGTGFGLAIVEQIAEAHGWDVSAGESRDGGARFEIRGVSLDADETDLEYP; encoded by the coding sequence ATGGGATCGGGGATTCACGTCCTGTGCGTCGACGACGACCCGAGCGTCTGCGAACTGGCGGCGACAGTTCTCGAGCGAACGGACGAGGGTCTCGACGTGACGACCGCTGGCAGCGGCCGCGAGGGGCTGGCAGTTCTGGACGACAGCGATATCGACTGCATCGTTAGCGACTACGACATGCCCGAGATGGACGGACTCGAGTTCCTCGATATCGTTCGAGACCGCGATCCGGCGATCCCGTTTCTCCTGGTCACTGGCACGGACCCTTCGGACATCGCACGAGAGGCCATCGAGGCCGGCGTCACTGACTATCTACAGAAGCGACGGGGGACCGTTCAGTACGAAATACTGGCACACCGGATCAGACAGGCCGTCGAGAAACGCCGTGCGGAACGCGCCCGAGCGGCCGCCGACCGCCGCCTCGAGCAGTACCGAACGCTGGTCGAAAACGCCGCGGATCCGATGTATCTGCTCGACGAGACCGGATCGATCACGATGGTCAACGACGCGCTGGTCGACCGTCTGGGCCACGACCGCGACCGGCTGGTCGGATCGAACATCGAACGGTTCGTTACCGACGAGACGTTCGAGCGCGCGACCGATGCGCTCAGGGCGGCCCTCGAGTCGGACGCGACTACCGGATCGAGCTTCGAGTCCACGTTCGAAACCGGAGACGGGAGTCGGAAGATCTGCGAGACGAGCGTCACGCCGCTGCTCACTGAGGACGGCGAGCTCGACGGGTCGGTCGGTGTCGTTCGGGAGATTACCCGCCGCAAGGAGCGCGAACGCGAGCTCTCACAGTACGAAACGATCCTCGAGACGGCACCTTTCGGTCTGTTCGTGCTCGACGCTGACGCCACTATCGTCTGGATGAACGAGGAGTACGCGTCCGGGTTCGAGGAAGAGAGAGACGAACTGCTCGGGCTCGAATTTCCGACACTCGTCGAGCGCGGGTACTATCACGAGGCGGCGATCGACCGGTACATCGACGACGTCCGAGCGCTCCTCTCCTCGAACAACGACCGCGAGCTGGCGACGTACAACATTCAGTTTCGGTCCGCCGAGGGGGACGAGCGGATCTACGACGTTCACACCAAACTCCTTCCGCTCGAAGACGGCGAGTTCGCCGGGACGGTCCACGCGCTTCGCGACATTACGCAGCAACAACACTACCGAGACGAACTCGAGCGCCAGAACGAGCGCCTGGAGGAGTTCGCGAGCCTCGTCAGCCACGACCTCCGGAACCCGCTGAACGTCGCACAGGGCCACCTCGACATGCTCGACGAGCAGGTCGACAGCCAACACGTCGACGAACTGCGCTGGTCGCTCTCTCGGATGACGGAACTGGTCGACGGACTCCTCCGGCTGGCTCGCCAGGGAAAGACGATCGGCGATCGGGAATGGTTCCCGCTCGCCTCGGCGGCTCGGGAGGCGTGGTCGACCGTTGACACCGGTGATGCCCGGCTCGAGGTCGACTCCGACGTCAGAATCTACGCCGACGAGGCTCGAGTCCGGGAACTGCTCGAGAACCTCTGCCGCAATGCCGTCGAACACGGTTCGACGGATCCCGAGTCACGGACCGATTCGGACCCGGTCGGACGAGACCTCGTCAACGGCGACGGCAGCGGAACTAGTGAGTTGACCGTCACCATCGGAACGGTCGATCGGGAGCAGGGATCGACCGACGACCCGACAGGCTCGAGCGGGTTTTACGTCGCGGATTCGGGCCCGGGACTGCCCGACGACCGCGAGTCGCTGTTCGAGTTCGGCTACACGACGGCGGCGGAGGGAACCGGCTTCGGGCTGGCGATCGTCGAACAGATCGCCGAGGCCCACGGCTGGGACGTCAGCGCAGGCGAGAGCCGTGACGGCGGCGCGCGCTTCGAAATTCGCGGCGTTTCCCTCGACGCGGACGAGACGGACCTCGAGTATCCCTGA
- a CDS encoding radical SAM protein, with protein MISKGCEQCAKGGKMVLFVYGYCDQRDCFYCPLGENRKNVTDVYANERLVESDEDVLTEAHRMEALGTSITGGEPQEALGRTCHYLELLKDEFGEDHHTHLYTGITGGRENMRRLSEAGLDEIRFHPPYEQWGDLHGTEWEEILHIAREEGLTPAFEIPGIRAEEEFLEFLDEGAAEFCNINEFEMSDGNYRRMQEQGYELKEDHMSAVEGSREDILDVMGDHEKVYFCTSVFKDAAQHRRRLKRMARNIRREFDDVTDDGTLVYGKTHADPEEFDALGVPEEFYTVKTDHVEVAWWLLEEMIEDGDLEDGEIVEQYPTYDGQVVERTPLA; from the coding sequence ATGATCTCGAAGGGCTGTGAGCAGTGCGCGAAAGGTGGCAAGATGGTGCTGTTCGTCTACGGATACTGCGACCAGCGCGACTGCTTTTACTGCCCGCTCGGCGAGAACCGCAAGAACGTCACCGACGTCTACGCCAACGAACGGCTCGTCGAGAGCGACGAGGACGTCCTCACCGAGGCCCACCGGATGGAGGCGCTCGGCACGTCGATCACCGGCGGCGAGCCCCAGGAAGCGCTGGGTCGGACCTGCCACTACCTCGAGCTCCTGAAAGACGAGTTCGGCGAGGACCATCACACGCACCTCTACACCGGCATCACCGGCGGCCGCGAGAACATGCGCCGCCTCTCGGAAGCGGGCCTCGACGAGATTCGCTTCCACCCGCCCTACGAACAGTGGGGCGACCTTCACGGGACCGAGTGGGAGGAGATCCTCCACATCGCCCGTGAAGAAGGCCTGACTCCCGCCTTCGAAATCCCCGGCATTCGCGCCGAAGAGGAGTTCCTCGAGTTCCTCGACGAGGGCGCGGCGGAGTTCTGCAACATAAACGAGTTCGAGATGAGCGACGGGAACTACCGCCGGATGCAGGAACAGGGGTACGAACTCAAAGAGGACCACATGAGCGCCGTCGAGGGCTCTCGCGAGGACATCCTCGACGTCATGGGCGACCACGAGAAGGTCTACTTCTGTACGTCCGTGTTCAAGGACGCGGCCCAGCACCGCCGCCGCCTGAAACGGATGGCCCGGAACATCCGCCGCGAGTTCGACGACGTCACCGACGACGGAACCCTCGTCTACGGCAAGACCCACGCCGACCCCGAGGAGTTCGACGCCCTCGGCGTCCCCGAAGAGTTCTACACCGTCAAGACCGACCACGTCGAAGTCGCCTGGTGGCTCCTCGAGGAAATGATCGAGGACGGCGACCTCGAGGACGGCGAAATCGTCGAGCAGTACCCGACCTACGACGGGCAAGTGGTCGAGCGGACGCCGCTAGCGTAA
- a CDS encoding helix-turn-helix transcriptional regulator: MRMSTAATLALAVLLATTTMGAVAATPSASTPATIERPAPDPSSLSTAPEQSQSVSASSTAPPPLERPDTWQVIRIRITDTGDAKWTVESRFRVTDDDDAETFDEYADAVVSGQRDAGYDPQLFERYANLASKSTGRNMSIENAAWDDPRIETVDLDADRSVDEEPYRVGIISYSFTWTNFATVDGERIHVGDALQTSDGTLFRTLSSGQRLVIEPPSNYGFVDAPTSTEDGALVWDGPHEFGENGVQITILEGAGGPFFLPGAGWLIASVLALVILVGGIAYLLTRRDIDVGVPIPSDRLSVLENAELPGRSNSPADGHKTATADGNGGSDVVSTADSSASGDPESGTSLEFEESVDDEIDPELLSDEERVHRLLKQNGGRMKQASIVSETGWSNAKVSQLLSKMDDDDEIEKLRIGRENLITLPGVDPTEVE, translated from the coding sequence ATGCGGATGTCCACTGCCGCCACACTTGCCCTCGCGGTCCTCCTCGCGACAACCACGATGGGGGCAGTGGCCGCCACGCCGTCGGCATCGACCCCGGCGACTATCGAGCGGCCAGCCCCAGACCCCTCATCGCTCTCCACAGCTCCCGAGCAGTCTCAGTCCGTTTCGGCCTCGTCCACCGCACCACCGCCGCTCGAACGACCCGATACCTGGCAGGTGATCAGGATTCGGATCACCGATACCGGGGACGCGAAATGGACGGTCGAGAGTCGGTTCCGCGTGACGGACGACGACGATGCCGAAACGTTCGACGAGTATGCCGATGCGGTCGTCTCGGGCCAACGAGACGCCGGGTACGATCCCCAACTGTTCGAACGGTACGCGAATCTCGCGTCTAAGTCGACCGGCCGCAATATGTCGATCGAGAACGCAGCGTGGGACGACCCCCGAATCGAAACCGTCGACCTCGACGCGGACCGATCGGTTGACGAAGAGCCGTATCGAGTCGGGATCATCTCCTACTCGTTTACGTGGACGAACTTCGCCACCGTCGACGGCGAACGGATTCACGTCGGTGACGCCCTCCAAACGTCCGACGGGACGTTGTTCCGGACGTTGAGTAGCGGGCAGCGCCTGGTTATCGAACCCCCATCGAACTACGGATTCGTCGATGCGCCGACGAGTACGGAGGACGGCGCACTCGTCTGGGACGGCCCCCACGAATTCGGCGAGAACGGAGTCCAGATCACGATTCTCGAGGGTGCCGGCGGCCCCTTCTTCCTTCCCGGAGCCGGATGGCTGATCGCGTCAGTTCTCGCCCTCGTGATCCTCGTCGGTGGGATTGCATACCTGCTCACGCGTCGTGATATAGACGTCGGCGTTCCGATTCCGTCCGATCGGTTGTCGGTCCTCGAGAACGCGGAGTTGCCCGGCCGTTCGAACAGTCCCGCGGACGGGCACAAGACCGCAACGGCCGATGGAAACGGCGGCTCCGACGTAGTCTCGACGGCCGATTCGTCAGCGTCCGGTGATCCCGAGTCGGGGACGAGCCTCGAGTTCGAGGAATCCGTCGACGACGAGATCGACCCAGAACTGTTGAGCGACGAGGAGCGCGTCCACCGCCTGCTCAAGCAAAACGGCGGGCGGATGAAACAGGCCTCGATCGTCTCGGAGACCGGCTGGTCGAACGCCAAGGTCTCACAGCTCCTCTCGAAGATGGACGACGACGACGAGATCGAAAAGCTTCGGATCGGGCGCGAGAACCTCATCACGCTGCCGGGCGTCGATCCGACCGAAGTGGAGTGA
- a CDS encoding DUF7096 domain-containing protein, which produces MTNATPALFAVLLVLSLPAIPLVGAGPDDGSIDGPEAALLQDTTSGTEPTAVDNTTNRLQLTGDVRSEYTEYGPNLGTALASADDHLRVDHDQYTIVDSEFDGATAEERAAMIQTAYERLTERADELDQREREAVRAHAAGERSSTELLQTLVRNHNEAAMLSRDLETLEDRAASVPGYSLSASEVRADHKSLDYHQTSLRTTLERLSERPTSTHRDIVVSTSETGYSVAVIDGSQYVVETSRFDNRDETAPDRFENGEAYDHTAELYPWASEYGPHFQDNSPDYYWAEMGHDHGRLEFYFDSGTGDVYREMQQLSASSLPAMEATSWPRDELNLTVTETPANGPAKVTVTDPETGDPVRSTVTVDGVEVGETGEDGSMWIAQPVGTYDLTVSTEAESVNATITGD; this is translated from the coding sequence ATGACTAACGCGACCCCCGCTCTCTTCGCGGTACTTCTCGTTCTGTCCCTGCCCGCGATACCGCTCGTCGGGGCAGGTCCCGACGACGGGAGTATCGACGGCCCCGAGGCGGCCCTCCTCCAAGACACCACCTCGGGAACGGAGCCGACGGCGGTCGACAATACGACCAACAGGCTCCAGCTTACCGGAGACGTCAGAAGCGAGTACACCGAGTACGGACCGAATCTCGGAACGGCACTCGCAAGCGCCGACGATCACCTTCGAGTCGACCACGATCAGTACACCATCGTCGACAGCGAGTTCGACGGCGCAACCGCCGAGGAACGAGCGGCGATGATCCAGACGGCCTACGAGCGGCTCACGGAGCGAGCGGACGAACTCGATCAACGCGAACGCGAGGCCGTCAGAGCACACGCGGCCGGCGAGCGCTCGTCGACCGAGCTCCTCCAGACGCTGGTGCGAAATCACAACGAGGCGGCGATGCTGTCCCGCGACCTCGAGACACTGGAGGATCGGGCAGCCAGTGTCCCGGGATACTCGCTGTCAGCGAGCGAGGTGCGTGCCGACCACAAGTCCCTGGACTACCACCAGACCTCCCTTCGGACGACCCTCGAGCGACTGTCCGAACGACCGACGAGTACCCATCGCGATATCGTCGTCTCGACCTCTGAGACCGGATACAGCGTTGCGGTCATAGACGGGAGTCAGTACGTCGTCGAAACGAGTCGGTTCGATAACCGCGACGAAACCGCACCTGACCGGTTCGAAAACGGCGAAGCGTACGATCACACGGCCGAGCTCTACCCGTGGGCGAGCGAATACGGCCCCCACTTCCAGGACAACAGCCCCGACTACTACTGGGCGGAAATGGGACACGATCACGGTCGACTCGAGTTCTACTTCGACAGTGGGACGGGAGACGTCTACCGCGAAATGCAGCAACTGTCCGCATCGTCCCTTCCCGCGATGGAGGCCACCTCGTGGCCCCGTGACGAACTCAACCTGACGGTCACCGAGACGCCGGCGAACGGGCCGGCCAAGGTCACAGTGACTGATCCGGAGACCGGAGATCCCGTCCGATCGACGGTTACGGTCGACGGCGTCGAAGTCGGCGAGACCGGCGAAGACGGATCCATGTGGATCGCGCAACCGGTCGGGACGTACGACCTTACAGTGTCGACCGAAGCGGAGAGCGTGAACGCGACGATAACGGGTGACTAG
- a CDS encoding type IV pilin N-terminal domain-containing protein → MGDRRGVSPILGVVLLLALTVCLATVVAVAIGGWSPESPGPNATFELSADADGSSIVLEHVAGDPIDVEALSVTVAVNGTELSAQPPIPFVGANGFRGTPDGPFNARSGSEWTPGEEAGVSVADTNTPTLEAGDSVAVTLVVDGRRIAELETTAR, encoded by the coding sequence GTGGGCGATCGACGCGGCGTCAGTCCGATACTCGGCGTCGTCTTGTTGCTGGCGCTCACCGTCTGTCTCGCGACCGTCGTCGCCGTCGCGATCGGCGGATGGTCGCCAGAGTCGCCCGGTCCGAACGCGACCTTCGAGCTGTCGGCCGACGCCGACGGGTCGTCGATCGTGCTCGAGCACGTCGCGGGCGATCCGATCGACGTCGAGGCGCTGTCCGTAACGGTCGCAGTAAACGGGACGGAACTATCCGCTCAACCGCCGATTCCGTTCGTCGGGGCGAACGGATTTCGTGGCACACCGGACGGGCCGTTCAACGCGAGAAGCGGATCGGAATGGACTCCCGGAGAGGAAGCCGGCGTTTCGGTCGCAGACACGAATACGCCGACGCTCGAGGCTGGCGATTCGGTTGCTGTGACGCTCGTCGTCGACGGCCGACGGATAGCCGAACTCGAGACGACGGCAAGGTGA